The genomic stretch ATGTTTCACTGGGTGGAACCCAGGCTTGACAAGTTGCCGGTAACGCTATACACTAATTGTGCTGAGCCGTTCGGTTCGTTCGGCGTGATGGAGCCGCCGGTTCGGCCCAACCGCTTCTCACTTCTAGCTGTGCCCACTTTCCTGCCGCTCTTCGTCGGTGGCGTCTGATCGATCCTGGATCATGTCGTTCCGATTGTTTTGTGCTTCGTCGTGGGCATGGCGGGAGAACATTCGCTCCGGGAATCGGGGGGAGATAAAGGGAGCCCTCCGCTGAGCGGGACGCTATCACGTCGTCCGCTGTTTTCCGTCCCCGACTGACCACTCTCCCGGCGCTGGAGGTGATTCGTCCGGGCCCGGGTGGGGCGATCGGGAGGGTATGCTCTGAGGTTCAGGCCCTTTCAGCCCCCCGGGAAGTGAACGGTGATGATAACGGTACCTTGTCCCACATCGTTATGCTTCTTGTGGTGTTCCTCGTGTCCACTGAGCGCGATGAGATCTCAAAGGCAGGGGCGAACTCCCCCTCTCATAACTGATGAGATGACTCGCCCCGATCGTATCCGGCTGGAATACATGTCGTGTCCTGATTCCATCCTCGGATAGCGGGAAGGAGGTGATGCCTGCGGGTGAGGGATTCATGGCATTGCCGTCGATGGGAGGTTGCGTCGTCGCAACCTCATCCCCGATGTACCCCCGGTTGTATATCGATCCGGAAGAACCACACAGCCCTTTTCAACAGAGAAGGAGGATCGGACCATGTTGCGTCGTAATGCTGTCCTGTTGCTGTCCCTGTTGGGCATCCTGGTCTTGGTGATCAGCGCCTGTCAGCCGATGGTGACTCCGGCTCCGGCGGCCCCAAAGGAGGAGGCTGCCCCGGCTGAGGAGGCGAAGCCTTTCGAGGGGGTCGAGGTCAACATCGTCACCTTCACCGGGCCTCAGATCGCTGAGCCGTTGCAGCGGCGGGCTCCGGATTTCCAGGAGTTGACCGGCGCGAAGATCAACGTCATCACCGTCCCCTTCAGCGATCTCTACCAGAAGATCCTGACCGACTTGGCGACGGGGACGAACAGCTTCGATGCCTTCGTGTTCGCCCCGCAGTGGATGGTGGACTACATCATCCCGGGCTACCTGGAGGATCTGACGGACCGGGTGAAGGCGGACGAGGCGTTGCAGTGGGAGGACATCGCCCCCTTCTTCCGCAACTTCAGCGCCACCTATGAGGGCCGCATCTATACGATCCCGCTGGATGGCGACTTCCAGATGGCCTACTATCGGAAGGATCTGTTGGAGCAGGAGGGCCTGAACCCGCCGGAGACCTGGGAGGACTACCTGAACATCGCGAAGACCTTCCACGGCCGGGATCTGAACGGCGATGGTGAGCCGGACTACGGGTCCTGCATCTCCAAGAAGCGCAACGCGCAGGCCTACTGGATGGTGTGGTCGGTGGCGGCCGGGTTCCTGCAGAGCAAGGGCACATCTCAGGGCTCCTTCTTCAACACCGAGACCATGGAGCCGCTGGTCAACAACGATGCGTTTGCCGCGGCGCTGGACGTGTACAAGGAGACCACCAATTACGGGCCGCCGGATGAGCTGAACCTGGATGTCGGCGACACCCGTGCCCTCTTCACCTCCGGTCGCTGCGCGCTCTCCATCGACTGGGGAGACATCGGCACCCTGGCCATCGACCCGGAGACCTCCAAGGTCATCGACAAGGTGGGTGCGGTGATCCTGCCCGGCACGACCAAGGTGTTGAACCGGGAGACCATGCAGTTTGAGGAGTGCAACGAGGAGCTCTGCCCGTACGCGGTCAACGGCGTGAACCACGCGCCGTACGCGGCCTTCGGCGGCTGGTCCGGTGCGATCAACGCGGCCGCGGATCCCAAGGTCAAGGATGCGGCCTACGCCTTCTTGTCCTACATGAGCCAGCCGGCGCAGGCCAATGTGGACGTGACCATCGGGAAGACGGGCTTCAACCCCTACCGCATCTCCCAGTTTGAGAACCTGGATCTGTGGATCAAGGCTGGCATGAGCGAGCAGGCCGCCAAGGACTACCTGGGCGCCATCAAGGCCAGCCTGGAGAGCCCCAACATGGTGCTGGATCTCCGCATCCCGCAGAACCAGCGGTATCAGCAGATCGTGTTGGACAAGGCGATCTCGCAGTTCCTGGCCGGCGAGCTGACCAAGGAAGAGACGATGAAGCAGATCTACGACGGC from Chloroflexota bacterium encodes the following:
- a CDS encoding extracellular solute-binding protein; amino-acid sequence: MLRRNAVLLLSLLGILVLVISACQPMVTPAPAAPKEEAAPAEEAKPFEGVEVNIVTFTGPQIAEPLQRRAPDFQELTGAKINVITVPFSDLYQKILTDLATGTNSFDAFVFAPQWMVDYIIPGYLEDLTDRVKADEALQWEDIAPFFRNFSATYEGRIYTIPLDGDFQMAYYRKDLLEQEGLNPPETWEDYLNIAKTFHGRDLNGDGEPDYGSCISKKRNAQAYWMVWSVAAGFLQSKGTSQGSFFNTETMEPLVNNDAFAAALDVYKETTNYGPPDELNLDVGDTRALFTSGRCALSIDWGDIGTLAIDPETSKVIDKVGAVILPGTTKVLNRETMQFEECNEELCPYAVNGVNHAPYAAFGGWSGAINAAADPKVKDAAYAFLSYMSQPAQANVDVTIGKTGFNPYRISQFENLDLWIKAGMSEQAAKDYLGAIKASLESPNMVLDLRIPQNQRYQQIVLDKAISQFLAGELTKEETMKQIYDGWEEITNEIGRESQLQAYRASLGITK